One part of the Ursus arctos isolate Adak ecotype North America unplaced genomic scaffold, UrsArc2.0 scaffold_14, whole genome shotgun sequence genome encodes these proteins:
- the LLGL1 gene encoding LOW QUALITY PROTEIN: lethal(2) giant larvae protein homolog 1 (The sequence of the model RefSeq protein was modified relative to this genomic sequence to represent the inferred CDS: deleted 2 bases in 2 codons), translated as MMKFRFRRQGADPQREKLKQELFAFNKTVEHGFPNQPSALAFDPELRIMAIGTRSGAVKIYGAPGVEFTGLHRDTATVTQMHFLPGQGRLLSLLDDSSLHLWEIVHHNGCAHLEEALSFQPPSRPGFDGASGLLSLARVTVVLLVAAGDMAALGTEGGSVFFLDVPTLTLLEGQTLAPDEVLRSVPDDYRCGKALGPVESLQGHLRDPTKILIGYSRGLLVIWNRVAQCADRVFLGNQQLESLCWERSGSTLVSSHSDGSYAVWSADAGDSPMTQPTVATTPYGPFPCKAINKILWRNCESGDHFIIFSGGMPRASYGDRHCVSVLRAETLVTLDFTSRIIDFFTVHSTRPEDEFDEPQALAVLLEEELVVLDLQTPGWPAVPAPYLAPLHSSAITCSAHVANVPTKLWARIVSAGEQQSPQPASSASSWPITGGRNLAQEPSQQGLLLTGHEDGTVRFWDASGVALRPLYKLSTAGLFQTDCEHADSLGQAAEDDWPPFRKVGCFDPYSDDPRLGVQKVALCKYTAQMVVAGTAGQVLVLELSDEPSEQAVSVASVDLLQDREGFTWKGHERLSPRTGPLPWPAGFQPRVLVQCLPPAAVTAVTLHAEWSLVAFGTSHGFGLFDYQRRSPVLARCTLHPNDSLAMEGPLSRVKSLKKSLRQSFRRIRKSRVSGKKRAANATSKLQEANAQLAEQACPHDVEMTPVQRRIEPRSADDSLSGVVRCLYFADTFLRDAAHHGPTMWAGTNSGSVFAYALEVPTAVAGGEKRPERAVEAVLGKEVQLMHRAPVVAIAVLDGRGRPLPEPYEASRDLAQAPDMQGGHAVLIASEEQFKLPKVSAKTKFKLTAHEGCRVRKVALATFASVACEDYAETCLACLTNLGDVHVFSVPGLRPQVHYSCIRKEDISGIASCVFTRHGQGFYLISPSEFERFSLSARNITEPLCSLDISWPRDSTRASYRLQESPKLSQANGTPGIVLASRSRDGSPDPGRSKGADTPEPPEAMLSPMSIDSATSADTTLDTTGDVTVEDVKDFLGSSEESERNLRNLAEDEARACAILIK; from the exons ATGATGAAGTTTCGGTTCCGGCGGCAGGGCGCTGACCCGCAGCGCGAGAAGCTCAAGCAGGAGCTCTTCGCCTTCAACAAG acTGTGGAGCATGGCTTCCCCAACCAGCCCAGCGCCCTGGCCTTCGACCCGGAGCTTCGCATCATGGCCATCGGCACGAGGTCTGGGGCCGTCAAGAT CTACGGCGCACCTGGTGTGGAGTTCACTGGCCTGCACCGAGACACAGCCACTGTCACCCAGATGCACTTCCTGCCCGGCCAG GGCCGCCTCCTGAGCCTGCTGGACGACAGCAGCCTGCACCTCTGGGAGATCGTCCATCACAACGGCTGTGCCCACCTGGAGGAGGCGCTCAGCTTCCAGCCACCGAGTCGGCCGGGCTTCGACGGGGCCAG TGGCCTGCTCAGCCTCGCCCGTGTCACGGTGGTCCTGCTGGTGGCGGCGGGTGACATGGCAGCCCTGGGCACCGAGGGAGGCAGCGTCTTCTTCCTGGATGTTCCCACCTTGACGCTGCTCGAGGGGCAGACTCTTGCCCCGGACGAGGTTCTTCGAAG CGTGCCAGACGACTACCGGTGTGGGAAGGCGCTGGGCCCGGTGGAGTCACTCCAGGGACACTTGCGGGACCCCACCAAGATCCTCATCGGCTACAGCCGGGGCCTTCTGGTCATCTGGAACCGGGTGGCGCAGTGTGCAGACCGCGTCTTCCTGGGCAACCAG CAGCTGGAGAGCCTGTGCTGGGAGCGCAGCGGCAGCACGCTGGTCAGCTCCCATAGTGACGGCAGCTACGCCGTCTGGTCGGCGGACGCTGGCGACTCCCCGATGACCCAGCCCACAGTAGCCACCACGCCCTACG gccccttcccctgcaAAGCCATTAACAAGATTCTGTGGCGAAACTGTGAATCTGG GGACCACTTCATCATCTTCAGCGGTGGTATGCCGCGTGCCAGCTACGGTGACCGCCACTGTGTGAGTGTGCTCCGGGCTGAGACCCTGGTGACGTTGGACTTCACCTCCCGCATCATCGACTTCTTCACAGTGCACAGCACACGGCCTGAGGACG AGTTCGatgagccccaggccctggccgTGCTGCTCGAGGAGGAGCTGGTGGTGCTCGACCTGCAGACGCCCGGCTGGCCTGCCGTGCCCGCTCCGTACCTGGCCCCGCTGCACTCGTCTGCTATCACCTGCTCGGCACACGTCGCCAACGTCCCCACCAAGCTGTGGGCCCGCATCGTGAGCGCTGGCGAGCAGCAGAGCCCGCAGCCTGCCTCCAGCGCCTCG AGCTGGCCCATCACCGGGGGCCGGAACCTGGCCCAGGAGCCATCCCAGCAAGGGCTGCTGCTGACCGG CCACGAGGACGGCACCGTGCGGTTCTGGGATGCCTCCGGCGTGGCGCTGCGGCCACTCTACAAGCTCAGCACGGCTGGCCTCTTCCAGACGGACTGCGAGCATGCCGACAGCCTGGGCCAGGCCGCCGAGGATGACTGGCCGCCCTTTCGCAAG gtGGGCTGCTTTGACCCCTACAGTGACGACCCTCGGCTCGGTGTGCAGAAGGTGGCACTGTGCAAGTACACGGCCCAGATGGTGGTGGCTGGCACAGCGGGCCAG GTGCTGGTGCTGGAGCTAAGCGACGAGCCCTCGGAGCAGGCGGTCAGCGTGGCCAGCGTGGACCTCCTCCAGGACCGAGAGGGCTTCACGTGGAAGGGCCACGAGCGGCTGAGTCCGCGCACGGGGCCGCTGCCGTGGCCTGCGGGCTTCCAGCCCCGAGTGCTGGTTCAGTGCCTGCCACCAGCTGCTGTCACCGCTGTCACGCTCCACGCGGAATGGAGCCTCGTGGCCTTTGGCACCAGTCACGGCTTTGGCCTCTTCGACTATCAGCGCAGGAGCCCGGTGctggccag GTGCACGCTTCACCCCAACGACTCTCTGGCCATGGAGGGGCCGCTGTCCCGGGTGAAGTCCCTCAAGAAGTCTCTGCGCCAGTCCTTCCGGCGCATCCGCAAGAGCCGAGTGTCTGGCAAGAAGCGGGCTGCTAATGCCACCAGCAAG TTGCAGGAGGCCAACGCGCAGCTGGCTGAGCAGGCCTGTCCCCATGACGTGGAGATGACCCCAGTGCAGCGCCGCATCGAGCCCCGCTCCGCCGACGACTCCCTCTCCGGCGTCGTCCGCTGCCTCTACTTCGCCGACACGTTCCTTCGAGATG CGGCCCACCATGGACCCACCATGTGGGCGGGCACCAACTCGGGCTCTGTGTTCGCCTACGCGCTGGAAGTGCCGACAGCTGTGGCGGGCGGCGAGAAGCGACCGGAGCGGGCGGTGGAGGCCGTGCTGGGCAAGGAGGTGCAGCTGATGCACCGCGCCCCCGTGGTGGCCATCGCCGTGCTGGATGGGCGCGGCCGCCCGCTG CCCGAGCCCTACGAGGCCTCCCGGGATCTGGCGCAGGCCCCCGACATGCAGGGCGGCCACGCCGTGCTCATCGCGTCCGAGGAGCAGTTCAAG CTACCCAAGGTGAGCGCCAAGACCAAGTTCAAGCTAACGGCCCACGAGGGCTGTCGCGTGCGCAAGGTGGCACTTGCCACGTTTGCCAGCGTGGCCTGTGAGGACTATGCGGAGACCTGCCTGGCCTGCCTCACCAACTTGGGCGACGTGCACGTGTTCTCGGTGCCTGGCTTGCGGCCCCAGGTACACTACTCCTGTATCCGGAAGGAGGACATCAGCGGCATCGCGTCCTGTGTCTTCACGCGCCATGGCCAGG GTTTTTATCTGATTTCTCCGTCGGAGTTTGAACGCTTCTCTCTGAGTGCCCGGAACATCACAGAGCCGCTCTGCTCTCTGGACATCAGCTGGCCCCGAGACAGCACCCGTGCCAG CTATAGGCTCCAGGAGTCACCCAAGCTGAGCCAGGCTAACGGGACC CCGGGCATCGTCCTGGCCTCACGGAGCCGCGATGGAAGCCCGGATCCTGGCCGCAGCAAGGGAGCTG ACACCCCAGAGCCGCCTGAGGCCATGCTCTCGCCCATGTCCATTGACTCGGCTACCAGTGCGGACACCACCCTAGACACGACAGGGGACGTCACGGTGGAGGACGTGAAGGATTTCCTGGG ctcttcCGAGGAGTCTGAGAGGAACCTGAGGAACCTGGCGGAAGATGAGGCTCGAGCCTGCGCCATCCTGATCAAATGA
- the MIEF2 gene encoding mitochondrial dynamics protein MID49: protein MAEFSQKRGKQRDEVLGGTVDFLLANARLVLGVGGAAVLGIATLAVKRLIDRATSPRDEDDAKGDNTCLEESWKELSLLKATPRQQPRTPPAALSQPVSLAAPSPAAPAGPADAGPQMSPPLSSPAPLCLTFQEKLLAFERDHVTIPAAHVALAKQLAGDIALELQAYLRNKFPELPFGALVPSGPLYDGLQAGAADRVRLLVPLALEGGLWSLVPGLDTVARDPRCWAVRRTQLEFWPRGSSPWDRFLVGGYLSARLLLELLRKALASSINWPAIGGLLGCLIRPSVASEELLLEVQHERLELTVAVLLAVPSAAVEEPLLLAWPLEGLAGNLWLQDWYPAEAARLRALDERDTGSRRRLLRLLCGVCRGHPALGRLDRSHLSQVVLHLGEAEADWAEAALGERFLQALEALIDSLERASLPCHFNPDVNLFGGLRAEEIDDLGFALYSGLQAPEWLL from the exons ATGGCAGAGTTCTCCCAGAAACGGGGGAAGCAGCGCGATGAGGTCCTGGGCGGCACTGTGGACTTCCTCCTGGCCAATGCCCGCCTGGTGCTGGGCGTGGGCGGGGCCGCCGTGCTGGGCATTGCTACCCTGGCTGTGAAGCGG CTCATCGACAGGGCCACCAGCCCTCGAGATGAGGATGACGCCAAGGGGGACAACACATGCCTGGAGGAGAGCTGGAAGGAACTGAGCCTCCTCAAGGCCACGCCACGTCAACAGCCCCGGACCCCACCTGCTGCCCTCAGCCAGCCTGTGTCACTCGCGGCCCCCTCGCCAGCTGCTCCAG CGGGGCCCGCAGACGCCGGGCCTCAGATGTCGCCTCCACTCAGCTCCCCCGCACCGCTGTGCCTGACGTTCCAGGAGAAGCTGCTGGCGTTCGAGCGGGACCACGTGACCATCCCAGCGGCGCACGTGGCTCTGGCCAAGCAGCTGGCCGGTGACATCGCCCTCGAGCTGCAGGCCTACTTGCGGAACAAGTTCCCAGAACTGCCCTTCGGGGCGCTGGTGCCCAGCGGGCCGCTCTACGACGGGCTGCAGGCAGGGGCGGCCGACCGCGTGCGTCTGCTGGTTCCCCTGGCGCTCGAGGGGGGCCTGTGGAGCCTGGTGCCCGGGCTGGACACGGTGGCCAGGGACCCTCGCTGCTGGGCCGTGCGCCGGACTCAGCTGGAGTTCTGGCCCCGCGGGAGCAGCCCCTGGGACCGCTTCCTGGTGGGCGGCTACCTGTCTGCGCGCTTGCTGCTGGAGCTGCTTCGCAAGGCCCTGGCCTCCTCCATCAACTGGCCGGCCATCGGCGGCCTTCTCGGGTGCCTGATCCGGCCCAGCGTGGCCTCGGAGGAGCTGCTGCTCGAGGTGCAGCACGAGCGCCTGGAGCTCACCGTCGCCGTGCTCCTGGCTGTCCCCAGCGCTGCCGTCGAAGAGCCCCTCCTCCTGGCCTGGCCCCTGGAGGGGCTGGCGGGGAACCTCTGGCTGCAGGACTGGTACCCGGCAGAGGCCGCCCGGCTGCGGGCCCTGGACGAACGCGACACCGGGAGCCGCCGGCGGCTGCTGCGGCTGCTGTGCGGCGTGTGCCGCGGCCACCCGGCCCTGGGGCGGCTGGACCGGAGCCACCTGAGCCAGGTGGTGCTGCACCTGGGGGAGGCCGAGGCGGACTGGGCCGAGGCGGCCCTGGGGGAGCGCTTCCTGCAGGCCCTGGAGGCGCTTATCGACAGCCTGGAGCGGGCCAGCCTGCCCTGCCACTTCAACCCCGACGTGAACCTCTTCGGTGGCCTGCGTGCGGAGGAGATTGACGACCTTGGCTTCGCACTGTACAGCGGCCTGCAGGCCCCTGAGTGGCTGCTCTAG
- the FLII gene encoding LOW QUALITY PROTEIN: protein flightless-1 homolog (The sequence of the model RefSeq protein was modified relative to this genomic sequence to represent the inferred CDS: inserted 1 base in 1 codon; deleted 2 bases in 2 codons) produces MEATGVLPFVRGVDLSGNDFKGGYFPENVKAMTSLRWLKLNRTGLCYLPEELGALQKLEHLSVSHNNLTTLHGELSSLPSLRAIVARANKLKNSGVPDDIFKLDDLSVLDLSYNQLTECPRELENAKNMLVLNLSHNSIDTIPNQLFINLTDLLYLDLSENRLESLPPQMRRLVHLQTLVLNGNPLLHAQLRQLPALTALQTLHLRNTQRTQSNLPTSLEGLSNLADVDLSCNDLTRVPECLYTLPSLRRLNLSSNQITELSLCIDQWVHVETLNLSRNQLTSLPSAICKLAKLKKLYVNSNKLDFDGLPSGIGKLTSLEEFMAASNNLELIPESLCRCTKLRKLVLNKNRLVTLPEAIHFLTEIEVLDVRENPSLVMPPKPADRAAEWYNIDFSLQNQLRLAGASPATVAAAAAGSGPKDPLARKMRLRRRKDSAQDDQAKQVLKGMSDVAQEKNKKQEESTDTRAPGGKARRWDQGLEKPRLDYSEFFTEDVGQLPGLTIWQIENFVPVLVEEAFHGKFYEADCYIVLKTFLDDSGSLNWEIYYWIGGEATLDKKACSAIHAVNLRNYLGAECRTVREEMGDESEEFLQVFDNDISYIEGGTASGFYTVEDTHYVTRMYRVYGKKNIKLEPVPLKGASLDPRFVFLLDQGLDIYVWRGTQATLSSTTKARLFAEKINKNERKGKAEITLLMQGQEPPEFWEALGGEPSEIKKHVPDDFWPPQPKLYKVGLGLGYLELPQINYKLSVEHKTRPKVELLPRMRLLQSLLDTRCVYILDCWSDVFIWLGRKSPRLVRAAALKLGQELCGMLHRPRHAAVSRSLEGTEAQVFKAKFKNWDDVLTVDYTRNAEAVLQGPGLAGKVKRDAEKKDQMKADLTALFLPRQPPMALAEAEQLMEEWNEDLDGMEGFVLEGKKFARLPEEEFGHFYTQDCYVFLCRYWVPVEYEEEEEKKEEKEEEKAGAEGKEGEEAAAEAEEKQPEEDFQCIVYFWQGREASNMGWLTFTFSLQKKFESLFPGKLEVVRMTQQQENPKFLSHFKRKFIIHRGKRKAAQGAQQPSLYQIRTNGSALCTRCIQINTDSSLLNSEFCFILKVPFESEDNQGIVYAWVGRASDPDEAKLAEDILNTMFDASYSKQVINEGEEPENFFWVGIGAQKPYDDDAEYMKHTRLFRCSNEKGYFAVTEKCSDFCQDDLADDDIMLLDNGQEVYMWVGTQTSQVEIKLSLKACQVYIQHMRSKEHERPRRLRLVRKGNEQHAFTRCFHAXSAFRKALA; encoded by the exons ATGGAGGCCACCGGGGTGCTGCCGTTCGTGCGCGGCGTGGACCTCAGCGGCAACGACTTCAAG GGCGGCTACTTCCCTGAGAATGTCAAGGCCATGACCAGTCTGCGGTGGCTGAAGCTGAACCGCACTGGCCTCTGCTACCTGCCAGAGGAGTTGGGTGCCCTGCAGAAGCTG GAGCACTTGTCCGTGAGCCACAACAATCTGACCACGCTTCACGGGGAGCTGTCCAGCCTGCCGTCACTGAGG GCCATCGTGGCTCGAGCCAACAAACTGAAGAATTCCGGAGTCCCTGATGACATCTTCAAGCTGGACGACCTCTCAGTTCTG GACTTGAGCTACAACCAGCTGACGGAATGTCCACGGGAGCTGGAGAACGCCAAGAACATGCTGGTGCTGAACCTCAGCCACAACAG CATCGACACCATCCCCAACCAGCTATTCATCAACCTCACCGACCTCCTGTACCTGGACCTCAGTGAGAACCGTCTGGAGAGCTTGCCCCCACAGATGCGCCGCCTGGTACACCTGCAGACACTCGTGCTCAATGGGAACCCGCTGCTGCACGCACAGCTCCG GCAGCTCCCTGCTCTGACGGCCCTGCAGACCCTGCACCTGAGGAACACGCAGCGCACGCAGAGCAACCTCCCCACCAGCCTGGAGGGCCTGAGCAACCTCGCAG ATGTGGACCTGTCCTGCAACGACCTGACGCGGGTGCCTGAGTGCCTGTACACCCTCCCCAGCCTGCGCCGCCTCAACCTCAGCAGCAACCAGATCACGGAGCTGTCCCTGTGCATCGACCAGTGGGTGCACGTGGAGACCTTGAACCTGTCCCGCAACCAGCTCACCTCGCTGCCC TCCGCCATTTGCAAGCTCGCCAAGCTGAAGAAGTTGTACGTGAACTCCAACAAGCTGGATTTCGACGGGCTGCCCTCGGGCATCGGCAAGCTGACCAGCCTGGAGGAGTTCATGGCCGCCAGCAACAACCTGGAGCTGATCCCTGAGAGCCTGTGCAG GTGCACGAAGCTGAGGAAACTCGTCCTGAACAAGAACCGCCTGGTGACCCTCCCGGAGGCCATCCACTTCCTGACGGAGATCGAG GTCCTGGACGTGCGGGAGAACCCCAGCCTGGTCATGCCTCCCAAGCCCGCGGACCGCGCGGCCGAGTGGTACAACATCGACTTCTCGCTGCAGAACCAGCTGCGGCTGGCAGGTGCCTCGCCCGCCACAGTGGCTGCGGCAGCAGCTG gAAGCGGGCCCAAGGACCCCCTGGCTCGCAAGATGCGGCTCCGGAGGCGCAAGGACTCGGCCCAGGATGACCAGGCTAAGCAGGTGCTGAAGGGCATGTCGGATGTGGCCCAGGAGAAGAACAAAAAGCAGGAG GAGAGTACTGACACCCGAGCCCCTGGGGGCAAGGCACGGCGCTGGGACCAGGGCCTGGAGAAGCCACGCCTTGACTACTCTGAGTTCTTCACGGAGGACGTGGGCCAGCTACCTGGTCTGACCATCTGGCAGATCGAGAACTTCGTGCCCGTGCTGGTGGAGGAAGCCTTCCATGGCAAGTTCTACGAGGCTGACTGCTACATCGTGCTCAAG acCTTTCTGGATGACAGTGGCTCTCTGAACTGGGAGATCTACTACTGGATCGGCGGGGAGGCCACGCTGGACAAGAAGGCTTGCTCTGCCATCCACGCCGTGAACCTGCGTAACTACCTGGGTGCCGAGTGCCGCACCGTGCGGGAGGAGATGGGCGACGAGAGCGAGGAGTTCCTGCAG GTGTTTGACAATGACATCTCGTACATCGAGGGTGGAACAGCCAGTGGCTTCTACACTGTGGAGGACACGCACTATGTGACCAG GATGTACCGCGTGTATGGGAAAAAGAACATCAAGCTGGAGCCTGTGCCTCTCAAGGGGGCCTCTCTGGACCCAAG GTTTGTTTTCCTGCTGGATCAAGGGCTGGACATTTATGTGTGGCGAGGGACCCAGGCCACACTGAGTAGCACTACCAAGGCCAG gctctTTGCGGAGAAAATTAACAAGAATGAGCGGAAAGGGAAGGCAGAGATCACACTGCTGATGCAAGGTCAGGAGCCCCCAGAGTTCTGGGAGGCGCTAGGCGGGGAGCCCTCTGAGATCAAGAAGCACGTGCCCGATGACTTCTGGCCACCTCAGCCCAAGCTGTATAAG gtgggcctgggcctgggctaTCTGGAGCTGCCGCAGATCAACTACAAGCTCTCCGTGGAACATAAGACCCGTCCCAAGGTGGAGCTGCTGCCCAGGATGCGGCTG CTGCAGAGCCTCCTGGACACGCGCTGCGTATACATCCTGGACTGTTGGTCAGACGTGTTCATCTGGCTGGGCCGCAAGTCCCCGCGCCTGGTGCGCGCCGCCGCCCTCAAGCTGGGCCAGGAGCTGTGCGGGATGTTGCACAGGCCGCGCCACGCCGCGGTCAGCCGCAGCCTGGAGGGCACCGAGGCGCAG GTGTTCAAGGCCAAGTTCAAGAACTGGGACGACGTGTTGACAGTGGACTACACCCGCAACGCGGAGGCTGTGCTGCAGGGCCCGGGGCTCGCCGGGAAGGTGAAACGCGACGCGGAGAAGAAAGATCAGATGAAGGCTGACCTCACCGCGCTGTTCCTGCCGCGGCAGCCGCCCATGGCTCTGGCGGAG GCCGAGCAGCTGATGGAGGAGTGGAACGAGGACCTGGACGGCATGGAGGGCTTTGTGCTGGAGGGCAAGAAGTTCGCGAGGCTGCCGGAGGAGGAGTTCGGCCACTTCTACACGCAGGACTGCTACGTCTTCCTCTGCAG GTACTGGGTGCCCGTGGAgtacgaggaggaggaggagaagaaggaagagaaggaagaggagaaagcggGAGCGGAGGGCAAGGAAGGCGAGGAGGCCGCGgctgaggcagaggagaagcagccCGAGGAGGACTTCCAGTGCATCGTGTACTTCTGGCAGGGCCGGGAAGCCTCCAACATGGGCTGGCTCACCTTCACCTTCAGCCTGCAGAAGAAGTTCGAAAGCCTCTTCCCTGGCAAGCTGGAG GTGGTGCGCATGACACAGCAGCAGGAGAACCCCAAGTTCCTGTCCCATTTCAAGAGAAAGTTTATCATCCATCGGGGCAAGAGGAAGGCGGCTCAGGGTGCCCAGCAACCCAGCCTCTACCAGATTCGCACCAATGGCAGCGCCCTCTGCACCCG gtgCATCCAGATCAACACTGACTCCAGCCTCCTCAACTCCGAGTTCTGCTTCATCctcaag GTTCCCTTTGAGAGCGAGGACAACCAG GGCATCGTGTACGCGTGGGTGGGCCGGGCGTCGGACCCAGACGAGGCCAAGCTCGCGGAAGATATCCTCAACACCATGTTTGACGCCTCCTACAGCAAGCAG GTCATCAACGAAGGCGAGGAGCCCGAGAACTTCTTTTGGGTGGGGATCGGGGCCCAGAAGCCTTACGATGATGACGCCGAGTACATGAAACACACCAGGCTTTTCCG GTGCTCCAATGAGAAGGGCTACTTCGCAGTGACGGAG AAGTGTTCGGACTTCTGCCAGGATGACCTGGCAGACGACGACATCATGCTGCTGGACAATGGCCAGGAG GTCTACATGTGGGTGGGGACCCAGACAAGCCAGGTGGAGATCAAACTGAGTCTGAAGGCCTGCCAG GTGTATATCCAGCACATGCGATCCAAAGAGCACGAGAGGCCGCGCCGCCTGCGCCTGGTCCGCAAGGGCAACGAGCAGCACGCCTTCACCCGCTGCTTCCATG TGAGCGCCTTCCGCAAGGCTCTGGCCTAG